A window of the Brassica oleracea var. oleracea cultivar TO1000 chromosome C1, BOL, whole genome shotgun sequence genome harbors these coding sequences:
- the LOC106323476 gene encoding zinc finger CCCH domain-containing protein 34-like: MVLPLRMVSCSTDIGLPLCPVYRFGHTCKFDHSMSSSSSSLSYIPMVSSVTDMPLMPYPLEYSLLSTLALSSSSSDENAQGFTLQAPSKLKTTTQVVALNHCC; encoded by the exons ATGGTTCTTCCTCTCCGTATGGTCTCATGCTCAACTGACATTGGCCTCCCACTGTGTCCT GTCTACAGATTTGGGCATACCTGCAAATTTGATCACTCCATGAGCTCTTCTTCTTCTTCACTAAGCTACATCCCGATGGTTTCTTCAGTCACTGATATGCCCCTCATGCCTTACCCTCTTGAGTACTCATTGCTCAGCACATTAGCTCTATCATCATCATCCTCAGATGAAAACGCACAGGGCTTCACTCTCCAAGCTCCAAGTAAACTCAAAACCACAACACAAGTGGTGGCTCTGAACCATTGCTGCTGA